The DNA segment TGGGTCCTTTACTTTCATTACATCGATGTGGATTGCCTCGTGAAATAGCAATAGAACTTTTCCAGACATTGGTAATTCGTGGTCTAATTAGACAACATCTTGCTTCGAACATAGGAGTTGCTAAGAGTAAAATTCGAGAAAAAGAGCCGATTGCTTGGGAAATCCTTCGAGAAGTTATGCAGGGACATCCTGTATTGCTGAATAGAGCACTGTATATAATGGTGTTTTCATCAATTATCGGCTTACAGAAGTCCAAAATATGCACGTTCTGGAGCAGCCAACGGCATCAGCCTCAGTACATCATCAAACAAAATAATCCAGCAGAGGAAACCCTATATTTCTTGTGGAAGACAGTACCTTCCCTTTCCCAGTGAGGCAAATGGCGCATTTCAGCTACTTCAAAACCTTTATGTAGCAAAATTTGAATAAAAAGAAGATTTTCTATTAAAAGGACTTCATTGAGTTCTCATGGCCAAGCTTGTAAGCTCATTCACGAGGTCTTATTTGTTTTTACATTTCGTCTAGCAAATTTTGTACACTTGACTTGAATGGTACAAGAAAAAGAAGCAGCAGTGCAAATAAAATTTTGACAGGTATCAGCCGTGTAATTGTAATAGGAGAATTAGAAAATGGTGCCTGCATTTTGCCTCCATGCTATATTTTTACTACCTATATAATTTTAGATCTTTCTGCGTTTGTTGCAACTGCATAGCTTCAGGAAATTGAGCTTCTCCACATTTTATGTTAAAATCAACCAAGATCTTTTCGCTCTGGAATGGCCAACTTGATAAGATAATTGCTCACTCCCACTGTCCCACAAACCTCAAAAAGCTCTTCGACGAGGACCAAATTTGaatgtcttgttttttttttttttttttttttacagttGTGAAAGCTGAAATATTTCACAAGAATACCCTCTGTAACGTCCTTGCAGCGACTCGGGAAGCCAGCTTTCCAGCGAAATCAGCAGGCAAGAGAAGCAACCGTTGTTGCATATCTTGTGGAAGCTGCAAAATACATGCATCCATTAGTAAAACCTGCAAAAGCTACAAAATAGTCTTCACGCAAATAAGTGCATTTTGTTTTTGGTTATAAAAAAGTGAGTTTCATGCTCGTTTTCAAAAACCCATCTATTAGCAATTTGGCACGTATTTACCATTTGCTGTCGAAGGCAGTTAAACTGAAAAAAGAGACTGACAAAAAGTGGAGCTTATATGGTAAAATGAGAGGATAAAGTTTTAAACATAAGCCATCAATTTGTAATAAACACCGTAATATAAACCTATCAACTTAAGCTAGTGTAAGAGAGGTAATTAAAGGGGTGTGCCCAGTTTTCTAATCATCGATCAGGCCTACTTATGCAGTTAAGCTCTCATGACATCTGTAGCccttctttctttcaaaaattactgaATCAGTTTTTCTCTATAAACAACAGCTAAAAGATTGGATTAGAATTATGGAGATACACTATCACTGCCATCATAAAGAAGCGACCAGTTATAAAGTTGGTTTTTATCATGGAGATAATAAATCGCTTGAGCTTTACCTCAGGTAGAACTGAAAGGAGGGGGAGAAGTTCTTGCACAGCTTCAAATTGCTGAAGGGATACAGGCACTCCATTCAAAGATATCATCTGCTCTTTGGATGTGCTAACTCCTTTAACCTTCTATAGATAATGAGTTATGAGTCCGCGTTTTACTAACATATGAAGTAATTGTGCAATAATCATAAAAATCAACTTGGCACTGAAATGATTGGTACTGTGGTATCCCTAGTTAAATCAAGTTTTATAAATGCACAGGGATGTACAGATAACATAAGAACATAACAGTTCAGTAACGGGAAGATTATTTCTTTTACAGAAAAAGTAACTAGTCTAGGAGCTTGGAGACCAAGATGGTGAAATGTGAAGCGGAATTCAGCTGGAGAGAAACATCTTCTTGGATTTCCATGCATGTTCAAGCATGCATCATGAAATAAATCTGATCTTTAGCAGCTAATTAAGAGCAAGCAGTGTGATTATGTTGTCATAGTGTGGCAATACACTGGAAGGCTCACAATTGGTCTTTGAGGGGCCACTACATCAATATTCATAATGGAACTTTGGAAATTTCAAAGACATGTAAAATAGGGAGAACATTCTTATGGAAATAAGAATGATACTGCACTCTCATTATTAAACTGATGCTTTTTCAGGTGTTTCCAAGTTCCAATATCTTAGTTGTTCATGGATCGTAATAAATGTTTGTATGTCTGAGAGCATTTTTCTTCGAGAATACAGCATGTTATGGGAGGTAACCATGGATATTCTCGCTCTATTATTAACAGTGATAAACATGTGTAAGTAATAGTAATCCATACAAAAACTGTTCTTAGATACTTTTTCCATATTGTGCATCGTGGTGGTTCTATATCAACTGCAAGAAAACACACGTCTATTTTTGTTTGCAAGAATCTCTTACCATGCTGGGGTTCTCGGCCTCTCTAAGTCCTGATATCAACAGTATCAGACGTTGCAGATTTCTTAGATTAGTAATATCTTCATCAGTCAATGACGATGGTCGGGAGGGAGAGAACGGTAGCCTAGCTGCAACTGCATTGGCTACTGAATCAAGAGTTGCAATACCAAGTGCATCCATACCCTGTAAATTGGAGAAAAGAGTGACTTCCTAATACAACCAGTGCGGATGATGAAAATTACAGTGAAAGAGTAGCATTCTGGAAATTTTGGACACAATATCGGAAACCAACCAACATGGAAAGGGAGTTAAGCTATAACCACTTTTCAACACaccaaatgaagtggaaattcgCCAATTTGAGTTTCTTAGATTATTCACATTAGCACGCATACTGATTCCACGTGAAAATGAGGAATGCAAACTCTAACATCATCAAGAGCACTGGTTTTGGGACTGTACAGGATATTTTAAATTTCCATGTCATGTTCAGTGATTGAGCAGTATCTTGCTTTCCTAAAAAGTATTGGGTCTTGCATTGTCAGATAGATTTCCATCCACAAACTACCAGTATGATAGTGAAACCTCTCTTCACCTATCCTTTATCTCTTTGTTATCTCTAGTACTCCTACTGGGACTTGTTTTTGGAATAAGAACAAAGAAGAGAATTCCCAAATCATCAATAATATCAGAATCAGAAACACCAACCAACTACGAGTACTAATGATGCAAATCAGTTTGTCTGTCACTAGAATCCATTGAAATAGAAAACTTGACTGATACGTTATCAAGCTGAAACTGCATACAGATTTGACCAAACAATTATTTCTATTATATTGGTATAGGGTCTTTTCCTATTCATCTACATTCAAGGCAAAAGAATTTCCAGCCACTACAGTATTTATCACGTGTTTGAATTAAGTCAAACGAAGGTGCTGAGCATTGATGAAAAGTTTGCTTgaatttttgtaatttcaaacaATGGTCCATACCTTGGCAAATTCCTCAAGTAGAAGTTCTCTGACAAAGGCACCCTGAAAATAAACAAATGAACTAATAAGAAGTGCATCTGTgtatttctttctttattttcaggtgcAATCCAGCTTCTGGACTGTTTAATAGTGTAATATTTTCTGAGATAGAATACCTTATCATCCAGTGTAAAAGAAAGAATTTGCTTGATAATGACCTTCGAATCGGTCTCACCATTTTGCTTGTTGATCAGTGTTCTCTCTGTCTTGGCACGGAGAGACTGTTATGAAGAGAGATTCAGAATCTACACTTGTATATCAGAAACAAATACTAACTAATATGGTGAAACTATGAAATACTTAAAGATTTCCAATTTTCTCATATGTAACTCGCATATCAAGAAGAACACAAAATTCAGCTGCAGCATCTAACTTACACTAGTTAATTGTCAGACGTATGATGACAAATATAAATGCGACAAAATATATATCACAAAGCTTACCTCTGATAAGAGTGACTCCAGTCGATCAATCCTGAACTGACCATCCTAATATAAGAGTATATGGAATTAGAATTTGCCACGAGTACATAAACAGTTAAAACTTGCAGTTACAAAATTTATTAGGTTAATAACACCATAACCAGTAAAACTTCTGTATACTGTCTCATGCTTGAAGCTTGATATGTCTCTACCTAATATTAATAAATTAGTCTTTGATTTCTTTGAAGAAAGCCCCTTCAAAGAATTCACAATTAGTTGGAGACAAGTTTGTGTCGAATACAATGCTTAGTAATTCCCAAAAAGATAATGAGAAAGAAAAAGGATAGGAAAGAAAAAGGTGTTGCTAGCATTGCTGCATCCATACATGATTGACACCTAGCTCATCGCACATTATTTCATCAAATtgataattaaatatttaaaaatcaTCCCTTTCTTCCATATCAAAGGAGAAGAAAAACAACCCTCTTTCATGCAAAAAGCACAAGCATAAGATACTTGAGATTCATTTCCAATTAAAAAATTTGAACTCATGAACGTGACTAGTACAGATTTGTGACTTTTCCTCGTCTAGGAAAATTAATTGTTAGTGATCCAGCTGTGGCACCAAAAATTTGACTGGAGGTCAGAAACATGAAGTGGTACGAGGTCAATCAAGTTGCTTGTGCAAGGGGACAGCTGGGAATTGGTGCtaagaaagagaataagagaTCACATTTGCATATACCTTATAAAGAAGTGCTCGTAAAGAAGCTTTCAGTTTTGGTGAGCTGTCAGTTAGTACTTTTCGAGCAATCCATGGATACGTGCTGCCCAGAACTTTGTATTCTGGATTGATGCCAATAGCAATGCCCTCCAATACAGCGAGGCTAGATGTCTCAGAAGCATCAGCACATGACATCAGCCACCAACAGAATAAACGGGACAAAGGAAATTGAAAACAAACTAATCCCTAATGATTCTTTTTGTTGTGAAACTTTACACGCCAAATTACCTTCGGATGACAAGAGAGAAATAAGAAGGTATTTGAAACTTAAATTTGTACCTGTAATCAAAGAGTTTGGCAAAacttattaaaaaatataaaaaaaatcaaaagaatacTGCAAAGAGTAAATGATAGATCTGCCATTTGGTGTCCTCATAAGAAAAACCAATATCTACTAAGGCATTATCAAGACAACAAAGAACATCTCTGAAATTATCATCAATGATCTCAATATGAATGATAAGGTTTTCCAGATTTTCTATCAAGCAAGTTCATTCGTTTCGAAAAGCCATATAGTCCGGCATGCAACAGTGCATGCAACTCCCATCGTAATACTTCAGTGTCCTGAGAAAAGGGGCAGATCAAGGATTTCAAGAAGATGGGTGCATTATTACGAAGAGGTAGATCCAGGATTTAAATCTGTCGGGTTTGACCTCTTGGTTCTTACCATTGAACCCATTAGGCATTCAAAATTAAACTTTTTTAAAATTTGAGTAactttcacacacacacacacacctacATAAGTATTAAAGTTGTACAAAATATTGTATAATGCCTACATTAAAACTAGCAGCAGTTGAGGATGTAGCATATAGTTAATGAGTTCAGAGGTAGCATATAGTCAATGGGTTGAACATCCTCCACTGCTACTAGTTTTAATATGGATATTTGatttaattatatatattttatggTGACAAAAAGAGAATAGGGATGTCAATATCTCAGACttggaattttgaaagaaaaaaccaaaccaagaaagaaagaagaaaaaagtacTAATTTAGAATGGAAGAAGGGTCACCAGACATACCATGTGTGGGCCTAATtctagaaaagaaggaaaaaaacagCAAGAAAGACATGGGAATTGAACCCTGGACCTCATTTATAAAGGTGCACCCAATAACCACCATATGGTTCTTTGAGCTTGGGAGCACACACAcccacacacatatatatatatataagtattttTGAAGAGATATAACATTGCTATACATAGTCTAGGGAGGGGAACTTAGGTGCATATGAATCCATGTCCTCCAAAGATCCCCCACTGGCTAGAAGCACAAATATTCTATCCAGTAATCTAGCAGATCAGCTCAGAATCCAGATCAAGATCAAGATCGACCACTAAGATTGTTCAATAAACTAAACAAGGATTAGTGCCTTTAATAGGATACATCTTTTAAAAaatgtttcttttccttcttaaaTTGTTTATTTAGAGAAGCTCCCTTCTCCGGGCCTATCCTCATCACAGCATGCTCCATGAGATATACATCTTTCACAAACTTAGAAAGTAAGAAATGATTAAAGCACAAGTGAAATAAGACCAAATTACATCACATAAGAAAAGGTAATCACAGGAAAGCAAAGATATGTTCAATTTCAATCGAAAGAAGTAATCATGAAAAGCGCTTACATGGTGATTCCCAAATCTCCGAGAAGATCCCCAAAGCTTACATTACGGACTCCTTTGGCGACAGCATCCCGAAAAACACCTAATGGTGAAAATCATATCAGTAAAGAAGAACCCAACAAGTATATCACTTTCTAGGTCTAGACATATAACTTTAGAGCTAATAAATATCAAAATAAAGGACAAAACCTGTTAAAGCTTCTGTAACTGCAGCCTTGTCACTTGTGGGTGGAATAAGCCTGTCAAAGCATATATGTAGCAGAACTAAGCAACTTTCTAATATTAAGAAAGGACCTTGCTTTGAGTAGTGAAGATAATAATAATACCCAAGAGTGACAAAATCCTTGGCCAATGAACTGTAATCACGATTCACAAGATGGAGACATGCTTCAATGAAACCATCACGAAATTCTTGTTTGAATTCACCCATCATACCGAAGTCTGGGATTGAAAGCAAGTTTAAGTTAAGCAATTGATGACAGGTAGCTAAAGCTAAGGCACTTAATTGGGACAAAATATCCATATTGTTATCGACTAACTTTAAGAAAATAGACCTTAGGTCTGACTCAAACCAAAAGCTAGCTCAAGTGGTGAGGCTGTTCAAGACCATAAAAGGAGACTACAACCAATACACATAATCAATGTGGAATTCTAACACTTCCTCTCCCCCACGACTGGACATCTGGAGTGTGAAGTAATATTAACTTGGGTGTGGCCAACATTGATTGGGTAGCCCGACATCACGGATGAATCTGATTTTGATACCAAGTTAACCTTGGGCCTGAGTCAAACTCAAAAGGTAGTTTCAAGTGGTGAGGATTGTCCAAGTCGATATAAGGAGACTATAACCCAAACACTTTTGATATGAGATTCTAACACTAAAACATAGAATAACTATGAACATCAGAAAGAACCACAGAAACACAGAGAAGTTTGTTCTCATATACACTTTCATAAGACATTCAAATATGATACTTTGAGTTTCCATGTAGATAGCTACTTTGAGTTCTCAGCAGCATTTTCATTTGTGAGCTATAAGACAATAGCTAAAACCAATTCATGAAAGCTAATCGGATTAAACAAAGTAGACATTTCAACATTCTCCTTAAGAAAAAAATGACAAACGCTAGAgtaagaaagaaaaaaggaaagtaGCACGTATAAAAGGTTACCGACATATATTTGGAAAAATAGCAAGTACAAAAGGTTACCAGCATATGTTTGGAAACATAGCTTGTACAAAAGGTTTCCAACATGATATATTTAGTTAAAAGATGGCATCCTGCATGCGTATTGAGAAATGAAAATAAATGAAGTACCTAAGTAAGCTAGTTTCCCATCATATGTACGAAATAGATTTCCAGGATGTGGATCTGCATGATAGAATCCATACTCTAGAAGTTGATTGAATGAGCAATAAACCCCTACCTGTGAACATTAAGTTCACTTTAAAGTACGGTTCAATGTTGAAAAACAGATAAACATTGAGGAAATGAGTTTCATGACCTACCTCAACCAAATAAAGATCCTTGACCCCAGCCAGCTTTTGCCCCTGGCCAAGAAAAAGGTGTAGTAACATGAGCAATATGTCTAAGTTTCTTAACACCGGGGGAGGGGGAAAATAGACACTAGTTGTTGGCTATAAGATATGCCACCTCATGTGACCTAAATAAAAAGATTATTGACACTCTCATGTTGCTGCGAACATATATATGTCAAAGAACCAAATGAGATCATGTTGGTGCTATTGGAGCTACTGTGTTTATCTGTAATACCTTAATATAATGAAaccaattaaaaaaaaaggaaattcttCAAAGGAAACGACGAGATTCTCAAACATTTTATCCAAGTTAATAGAGATGTAAACCTTAGTCTAACTTAGACCCCTTTGGATGTAACTCTTTAAATGTTGTGTTGATGCTTCTCTCCCCCCTAACTAGGTAGTGCACATCAACTAGTGAATATGTTAATCTAAAGAAACTCCCAGTCAAGTATCCTCTTTACCTTTCCCTTCCGGGCCTGAATGTCAGGGACTGTCAGAAAGCCATAGAAATTGCAAAAAGAGATGTTTCAATCAGAGCAGCAAGTATAAGGAAGAGACAAAATGTTCTCAAGATCAGTGCCCTTCTGTAAGAAAATCtccaaaatcattttttttaaattcagCATTTTTACTAATCAGGTCTTTATTGACTTTGACATTTGCGTGGAAGAAATCCAACTGCTACTTTCGGAAAGATAATATAATGTCCAACATAATTGTCACGGGCTAACACAAAATCTCACTGAACATAATTATCACGTGACTGTATGCTTATAGCTACTGGTATGTAGTTGTACCTCAATCCACTGCATGGTGAGCACTTTCCGAGTTGTTTGTGCCAAATACATTTCTGGTACCACAACGTCTTGTATTACACCATACAATTGCCTGCTCATGCAATATATGAGATGTTTAGATCATGGATGAATAAAAGAAGATTTCTCCCTGTTAACTTAGTAGATGCATGAATCTGCAGTTACAAACTAAAGAGTACCATACAATCAAATGCCACTGGTTCTAGATGAAGTATGCATAATCAACCTAGTAAGCAAGTACGAAATTTTTGTAATTGTTGGAAATAAAGTCACCGGATGGGTCAGTCTTTTAGGAGGACGCTTTTGCTCAAGAACAAAGGTTGAGTCATAGGGGATTGCTTGAGGAAGGCCCACATACCATTCCGAGGGGTCCTCTCTCTTCCTCATTCTATTTCTGACTTATGGATTGCCTTAAGAAAAGCATTATTTCCTTTGTTTTGctagataaaaaaaaattctacCGACTAAGCTGGTTCACCTCTAGAATTATGTATGTGTCTGTTTTCCTCCTCCTCTAGTAAAGAAAGGGCATCCTCAGAACAATAGAGCCTAGCCAGAGAGAGGACATCCCCCATGCTGCGGTTCGTAAAGGTCTCCTTACGAGAGTGTTATGCAAAAAGGACCAAGGAGGATCCTATCCTAAAGGAGAAGGAGTAGGAGTAGGAGCTAGCTTTACAGGTGGAATCGAAGCGAAGAAATTAGTCATGCCATGACAATCTATATGGAAGGGAAGTTTTGTTGATGCATTCCTCTTGagaatgaagaagaagagagatcTTCTTTTTAACAGGAAAATTTGGTCAGGTAGATCTTCTATTTCGCCGGAATTCGTTGATTGCTCCATACAAATTTACAGTGGAAAAATTCCTATTCGTTGTAAGATTACTGAAGGAAAGGATGGTCATGAATTTGGAGAGTTTGCTTCTACACGAAAACGAAGACCTTCGAGAACAAATATTTGGAccgaaaagaaaaaagggaaaaaagtaaAGTCTAAGGGTATATGGCACGAAAAGGAAATCCTATTTCGGTAAGACATGATCTGAATCATAGTTCATATTCAAGTTGGTTTAGTGAGGGCGACCGCAAAAGTCACCGAATGGGTTAGTCTTTTAGTTCTCCCAGATTATAGGATGCACAAACTATGATAATCAACTATTTTTCACATGGTGCATGGAACTTTTCTTCGCGAGAGTGAACATCTAATAAAAGTTGGCTAGTATCTTTGAGGGGCGGATGTAGAGCAAACGGTACGGGTTCCCgtgaacccagtaacttttgcaTAAACCCTGTATTTATTCTAAAAAATCATTAAAAGTATAAGAATATTTAGCTTGGAACCCAGTTAGTTGGTCCAATTATTATGTAGATTAACTTGAGATTGTTATAGGAACCCATAAGCTTAAAATTTTGGATCCGCCTCTGGTATCTTTATAAGAAATACCAAATTGCCATATGCCCATATCCAATAAGGAGACATTCATGATGGACCTGATCCTAAATAATTGTTCAGGACTTCAGGTGAAATCAGATTGAGATCACATTCGTCTGATGTGctttttcattattttcatgcTTTCAACTATTTTAGGCGAGTTTTCTCTCCCTCATTTTTATGATATTTCCGTCCCCGTATGTACTTTTGATGTTTTCATATGACATCTCAAAGTAGTTTAGTGTGGCATGTGCATGAACAAGGTCATTTCCTCTTGGTCTCCATGCATCAGAAAGCCAAACAAAGGAAAATTAGTAAGCAGGATTTGTCTACCGGAGTTTCGTAagttcctctctctctctctctatatatatatatatacacatatatatttaaaatttatGCAATTTCGTACAGTTCATTGGCTCATTGAAGAGGATAGGAGGAAATACTTCTCTCCCTACCTGCTGGCTGCTGCTTAACCACCTCATTAACCAGAGAAACATTGGAGGCTATCTTTctattattttgtattttttccttAACTCACAGAAGGGAAAGGGTCAAAACCATACTTCATAATAATCAGTAAAATGCTTAAACAAAACACTTTCAGATTTAGTTGATAGTGTTTTAAGAAAGGTTTCCAGGTTCTGCACATTAATTTAAGGGAAAAGGCTTAAAATTGCAAATTATTAGATCAGTGTTTCAACAGAAACATCAACCAATTACAAAGCTTTTGCGAGAATGTATGCGACCAACAGAAGCTGATTGCAATAGATAATCCATTAAAGCattctataaaaaaaattctcatgTACCTGATTTGAGCTTCAAAAACACTACTCACCGGTTAACCCTCTTAAATTCCCGAAGCTTGGTGCAATATCAGAAAATTTCAACACGacacaataataaataaaaaggagAGGTATTATTATATAATGGACAGCTCCAAATCAGCATTAGTCATAAAAGGGAACAAAAAAGATTTAACACATTTGATATATTTATCTCATGATCAAAGCTAGTCATTCATAAACTTCAAAAACCAACGGTAAATTCTGTAAAAGACCTTGGAGCCAATTGCTTATCTTGTCGTTAACCATAAAAAGCAGTGAATCTCTTAGGTTTTTAAAATGCAAACTCACTCATCACAACAATCTAAGTGAGACTGGATTAAAAGTAGATTAAAGGTATGCAAGGAACAACAGATTTCAGATATCTTATACAGGATGCATTCAGGTAGATTAACTATTTTACCGAAATTTGACTCCATTCCGTGCTTCTTGTTTGTAGTCCATCTCCTGCATTCAATTTGATCACCTGTATTCAATATAAAGCACTAAGAATATTCCTCCTTCTATGTTATTAAAAGTAATTATTGTTAGTTcgatttttgtgtgtgtgtgtacatGTAGGCAAACACAGATTCTAGTCCATAGATATGTGTACATGAGGATTTGAGCCAGCTATATGAATCCTCTATATCCATTTGCTATCTGGGTCCATTTTATTTCAATATTAAATGATTACCTTTGAAGACAGATTAGGGCACTCTAAATCTCAAACTATAACTACTTTAATTATAACCTATATGGATCCTTTGCTTCTATATCCCCAATCTTCAATCATCGTATTGTCATACTTATGGACCTGTGCATATGAACGTCTATGCAAAACATGGCAAAACCATCTCAAGCAATCTTGTTCCATTTTATTTTCCATATCTGCTGCTTGCGTCCTTTGTCAAATGTGATTATCCAATCTTACATggcttcaaaaaaaaaaatgttcattTGATCTCACTTCACCTTCATTCTTCTTATTTGAGCTAAATTTGCAGTGCATATATTCTATCTTACTTCCTATCCTAAAAAACTTACTCTCAAGTATTCTCCATAGTTCTAACTTTGACAAACTCCTTTGCTACTTTCATCAATATATCATGCACCATAAAACCTCATCCCTTATACGGTAGGAGTAGTTAACTACTCATCCACAATTAGGATAAGCAAGTATAGGATCAAGGAAATCATTGGTGTAAAGGAAGGTCCTTTGTATCTCCTCCAACTCTTCTCCTCTATGtaattatgtatttatgattCCTTTCTTCTCAAGAGGATCTTTCTTGACACTATCATATGTTGGAGTATcaatgtggagatccttcttttTCTCCCTATTAAGTCCCATCAATCTTTTCAAATATAATTTAAACTTAGTAATAAATCTATAATGTATAAACCCAAACTAGTTCACTATCACCCTTTGAATGTTCCTGAGTCTATCTATGTAACTCTTTCCATTGTTTAATCGTATCATTTAGAAGCTTAATCCATGATAATCCACAAAACCTACTAACCGGCTAAtaaaggggggggggaggggaattCCTCTTGCGTGACAAAAAATATGAACTTAAAAGCTGAAAGTTTTGATCAGTTGACTAAGTTTTAAATGTGACAGTATCAGAGCAAGTATGTGGACAGCGCATATATAAGGAAGATTAAGATATAACTGCGTACCCGAAAAAGACTTGAGGCCCACTCATCAACAACTGCCTGTATATTGGACAGAAAATTTGCTCAGGACAAGTAATTGCAAAGAATATGTCTTGTCATGGTTGAAAATAGATGCTTGTGCACACTAAGAACGCACAGCAGCCTAAACCATTTATGTGTTCCACATCCCATCCCATTTTTTCCTCTCAG comes from the Nicotiana sylvestris chromosome 4, ASM39365v2, whole genome shotgun sequence genome and includes:
- the LOC104234434 gene encoding uncharacterized aarF domain-containing protein kinase At1g71810, chloroplastic isoform X2 — protein: MYYVWSNFQPYITVLTDTEAKILSLRHNMLALRPQPSPLLAGTSFSDRSFRRLFQRRKVNSTSRCAALPVAAVAREVDDFTKYSGYVFELNSADEESLTEFNIAKIAAFYQKKPLIVVRRLVQIGSTLGKWFAVRYMDIVNERADEMFKIRAAELRKILVQLGPAYVKIAQAISSRPDLVPPLYLDELSQLQDRITPFSSEVAFQIIEKELGMPLDVVFSEISPEPVAAASLGQVYQARLRSSGQVVAVKVQRPGVRSSISLDILILRYLAGLIRRAGKLNTDLQAVVDEWASSLFREMDYKQEARNGVKFRQLYGVIQDVVVPEMYLAQTTRKVLTMQWIEGQKLAGVKDLYLVEVGVYCSFNQLLEYGFYHADPHPGNLFRTYDGKLAYLDFGMMGEFKQEFRDGFIEACLHLVNRDYSSLAKDFVTLGLIPPTSDKAAVTEALTGVFRDAVAKGVRNVSFGDLLGDLGITMYKFKFQIPSYFSLVIRSLAVLEGIAIGINPEYKVLGSTYPWIARKVLTDSSPKLKASLRALLYKDGQFRIDRLESLLSESLRAKTERTLINKQNGETDSKVIIKQILSFTLDDKGAFVRELLLEEFAKGMDALGIATLDSVANAVAARLPFSPSRPSSLTDEDITNLRNLQRLILLISGLREAENPSMVKGVSTSKEQMISLNGVPVSLQQFEAVQELLPLLSVLPELPQDMQQRLLLLPADFAGKLASRVAARTLQRVFL
- the LOC104234434 gene encoding uncharacterized aarF domain-containing protein kinase At1g71810, chloroplastic isoform X1; the encoded protein is MYYVWSNFQPYITVLTDTEAKILSLRHNMLALRPQPSPLLAGTSFSDRSFRRLFQRRKVNSTSRCAALPVAAVAREVDDFTKYSGYVFELNSADEESLTEFNIAKIAAFYQKKPLIVVRRLVQIGSTLGKWFAVRYMDIVNERADEMFKIRAAELRKILVQLGPAYVKIAQAISSRPDLVPPLYLDELSQLQDRITPFSSEVAFQIIEKELGMPLDVVFSEISPEPVAAASLGQVYQARLRSSGQVVAVKVQRPGVRSSISLDILILRYLAGLIRRAGKLNTDLQAVVDEWASSLFREMDYKQEARNGVKFRQLYGVIQDVVVPEMYLAQTTRKVLTMQWIEGQKLAGVKDLYLVEVGVYCSFNQLLEYGFYHADPHPGNLFRTYDGKLAYLDFGMMGEFKQEFRDGFIEACLHLVNRDYSSLAKDFVTLGLIPPTSDKAAVTEALTGVFRDAVAKGVRNVSFGDLLGDLGITMYKFKFQIPSYFSLVIRSLAVLEGIAIGINPEYKVLGSTYPWIARKVLTDSSPKLKASLRALLYKDGQFRIDRLESLLSESLRAKTERTLINKQNGETDSKVIIKQILSFTLDDKGAFVRELLLEEFAKGMDALGIATLDSVANAVAARLPFSPSRPSSLTDEDITNLRNLQRLILLISGLREAENPSMKVKGVSTSKEQMISLNGVPVSLQQFEAVQELLPLLSVLPELPQDMQQRLLLLPADFAGKLASRVAARTLQRVFL